One segment of Candidatus Edwardsbacteria bacterium DNA contains the following:
- the nikR gene encoding nickel-responsive transcriptional regulator NikR, which yields MSQKKEKVLRFGVSVEENLIQKFEKLIKRKGYTNRSEAIRDMIRNLLAVEAAEKGQEMVGAILIIYDHHRPHLVEKLLALQHDADAEIIASQHVHLDHHHCMETIIVRGPVEKLEDLQGRIGALKGVGQCLLSKASCQVLH from the coding sequence ATGAGTCAGAAAAAGGAAAAAGTTCTGCGCTTCGGGGTCTCGGTGGAGGAAAACCTGATACAAAAATTTGAAAAACTCATCAAGCGCAAAGGCTATACCAACCGCTCCGAGGCCATCCGGGACATGATCCGGAACCTGTTGGCGGTCGAGGCGGCCGAGAAGGGTCAGGAGATGGTGGGGGCCATTCTGATCATCTATGACCACCACCGGCCCCATTTAGTGGAAAAACTGCTGGCCCTGCAGCACGATGCCGACGCCGAGATCATCGCCTCTCAGCACGTGCATCTGGACCATCATCACTGCATGGAGACCATTATCGTCAGGGGGCCGGTGGAAAAACTGGAGGACCTTCAGGGAAGGATCGGCGCCCTGAAAGGAGTGGGACAGTGTCTGCTTTCCAAGGCCAGCTGCCAGGTTCTGCACTGA
- a CDS encoding epoxyqueuosine reductase QueH has product AISTTLMVSPYQQWEAIVSAGETAADKHGVELITRDWRNGFDYARSMAETMGIYRQKYCGCIFSERDRYLKIKKQK; this is encoded by the coding sequence GCTATCTCGACAACCCTGATGGTCAGCCCGTACCAGCAGTGGGAAGCCATCGTCTCGGCCGGTGAGACTGCTGCCGATAAACATGGCGTCGAGCTTATCACCAGGGACTGGAGAAACGGCTTTGATTACGCCCGAAGCATGGCCGAGACCATGGGAATCTATCGGCAGAAATACTGCGGCTGTATCTTCAGCGAACGGGACAGATATTTAAAAATAAAAAAGCAAAAGTAA